From Seriola aureovittata isolate HTS-2021-v1 ecotype China chromosome 20, ASM2101889v1, whole genome shotgun sequence, a single genomic window includes:
- the zic4 gene encoding zinc finger protein ZIC 4 isoform X1 — protein sequence MSVDALGSPVMDPTFSKRNTALRLVDLAGAHHHHHHHHHTPQSVTGFPGFSSHPHSMAHSHPGEITAEPRLGPSPFGPEHMGHSAALKISPAHHYPHHHHHHHNHHMAGHSEVVSSQTGAFGPVQATSVPYSMSHTAQALSAGRDFLIRRDLTAQAMPVLTDQTAGSASHHGMFVSTTGSYPGHYGHHPDAGNHTLFSGLHHDQPSSGSPGGQALNGQIRLGLPGEMYVRSDHLSQVASSRADPFSASPLHGYGGLNLNMNLSAHHHHGAGAFFRYMRQPIKQELICKWLEPEHSPKKLCSKTYSTMHELVTHVTVEHVGGPEQANHICFWEECPREGKPFKAKYKLVNHIRVHTGEKPFPCPFPGCGKVFARSENLKIHKRTHTGEKPFKCEFDGCDRRFANSSDRKKHSHVHTSDKPYNCKVRGCDKSYTHPSSLRKHMKVHCKSPPPSSGYESSTPSLVSPSSDLGREPGGSSVLSEPVGASQPANLSEWYVCHSSGASGAQTPPSEPSTPDPTDEPPYRNPEPRDAF from the exons ATGAGCGTGGATGCATTGGGAAGCCCCGTGATGGACCCTACGTTTTCCAAACGGAACACGGCGCTGAGATTAGTTGACTTGGCAGGGgctcaccaccatcaccatcatcaccaccatacCCCTCAGAGCGTGACAGGCTTCCCGGGGTTCAGCAGCCATCCACACTCAATGGCTCACTCGCACCCTGGGGAGATTACTGCGGAACCCCGCCTGGGGCCGAGTCCATTCGGGCCAGAACACATGGGGCACTCCGCGGCCCTCAAAATCAGCCCAGCCCATCATTAtccccaccaccatcaccaccaccacaatcATCACATGGCAGGCCACAGTGAAGTGGTCTCCAGTCAAACGGGAGCTTTTGGCCCGGTTCAGGCGACATCGGTCCCCTATTCCATGTCTCACACGGCCCAGGCTTTATCCGCAGGTAGGGATTTCCTCATCCGGAGAGATCTGACAGCTCAAGCCATGCCAGTACTGACTGACCAGACTGCTGGTTCAGCCTCTCACCACGGAATGTTTGTCTCAACAACAGGTAGCTATCCCGGACACTATGGTCATCACCCTGACGCTGGGAACCATACCCTCTTCTCCGGACTCCATCACGACCAGCCTTCAAGCGGATCACCGGGTGGCCAAGCGTTGAATGGACAAATAAGGTTAGGACTACCTGGAGAAATGTATGTTAGGTCTGATCACTTGAGTCAAGTGGCAAGCTCCAGGGCTGATCCGTTCTCCGCCTCGCCTTTGCATGGCTACGGTGGTCTGAATCTGAACATGAATCTTAGCGCTCACCACCACCACGGAGCCGGGGCTTTTTTCCGCTACATGAGGCAGCCGATAAAGCAAGAGCTGATTTGCAAGTGGCTGGAGCCGGAGCACTCGCCGAAGAAACTTTGCTCCAAAACTTACAGCACCATGCACGAACTCGTAACGCATGTGACGGTGGAGCACGTTGGAGGACCAGAGCAGGCGAACCATATATGTTTTTGGGAAGAGTGTCCGAGGGAAGGCAAACCATTTAAAGCCAAGTACAAACTTGTAAATCACATTCGAGTTCACACCGGGGAGAAACCGTTTCCATGCCCGTTCCCTGGCTGTGGGAAAGTGTTTGCAAGATCCGAGAACCTTAAGATTCACAAAAGGACGCACACAG GTGAGAAGCCCTTCAAATGTGAGTTTGACGGCTGCGACAGACGCTTCGCCAACAGCAGTGACCGGAAAAAGCACTCCCACGTCCACACCAGCGATAAGCCCTACAACTGCAAAGTGAGAGGCTGCGATAAGTCCTACACACACCCCAGCTCCCTGAGGAAACACATGAAGGTGCACTGTAAGTCCCCCCCGCCCAGTTCAGGCTACGAGTCGTCCACCCCGTCCCTGGTCTCCCCCTCCTCAGACTTGGGCCGGGAGCCAGGGGGCTCCTCGGTGCTGTCGGAGCCGGTGGGAGCCTCCCAGCCCGCGAATTTAAGTGAATGGTACGTGTGCCACAGTTCAGGTGCCAGCGGCGCCCAGACACCACCCAGCGAGCCCTCCACACCCGACCCCACAGACGAGCCACCTTACAGAAACCCAGAGCCGAGGGACGCGTTTTAA
- the zic1 gene encoding zinc finger protein ZIC 1 produces the protein MLLDAGPQYPTIGVTTFGSSRHHSTGEVTEREVALGINPFADGMGAFKINHSSHDIGSGQTAFSSQAPGYAAAALGHHHHPTHVGSYSTAAFNSTRDFLFRNRGFGDATGAQHSLFASGSFAGPHGHSDAAGHLLFPGLHEQAASHASSNVVNSQMRLGFSGDMYGRADQYGHVTSPRSDHYASTQLHGYGPMNMNMAAHHGAGAFFRYMRQPIKQELICKWIEPEQLTNPKKSCNKTFSTMHELVTHLTVEHVGGPEQTNHVCFWEDCSREGKPFKAKYKLVNHIRVHTGEKPFPCPFPGCGKVFARSENLKIHKRTHTGEKPFKCEFEGCDRRFANSSDRKKHMHVHTSDKPYLCKMCDKSYTHPSSLRKHMKVHESTNPGSQPSPAASSGYESSTPPTIVSPSTENQSSSSISPAASAVHHTASHSTLSSNFNEWYV, from the exons ATGCTCTTGGACGCAGGACCGCAGTATCCCACCATAGGAGTCACTACTTTCGGCTCCTCACGGCATCACTCAACAGGCgaagtcacagagagagaagtggcGTTGGGGATAAATCCGTTCGCGGATGGGATGGGCGCcttcaaaataaaccacagcTCCCACGATATTGGCTCCGGACAGACGGCGTTTTCCTCCCAGGCGCCCGGCTACGCAGCTGCCGCCCTGGGACACCATCACCATCCGACCCACGTTGGCTCTTACTCCACGGCGGCTTTCAACTCCACCAGGGACTTTCTCTTCAGAAATCGGGGTTTCGGGGACGCCACCGGGGCGCAGCACAGTTTGTTCGCCTCTGGAAGTTTCGCAGGGCCACATGGACACTCAGATGCAGCGGGCCACCTGCTCTTCCCAGGGCTCCACGAGCAAGCGGCGAGCCATGCCTCTTCCAACGTGGTCAACAGCCAGATGCGGCTGGGCTTCTCGGGGGACATGTACGGACGGGCCGACCAGTACGGCCACGTTACGAGCCCAAGGTCCGACCACTATGCTTCGACCCAGCTGCACGGCTATGGCCCCATGAACATGAATATGGCCGCGCACCACGGAGCAGGGGCCTTCTTTCGGTACATGAGGCAGCCGATCAAACAAGAGCTCATCTGCAAGTGGATCGAGCCGGAGCAGCTGACAAATCCCAAAAAGTCGTGCAACAAAACTTTTAGCACGATGCACGAGCTCGTCACCCATCTGACGGTGGAGCATGTGGGGGGACCGGAGCAGACCAACCACGTCTGCTTCTGGGAGGACTGCTCCAGAGAAGGAAAGCCATTCAAAGCCAAATACAAACTTGTAAATCATATCAGAGTACACACCGGAGAAAAGCCCTTTCCGTGTCCGTTCCCCGGCTGTGGCAAAGTATTTGCACGCTCGGAAAATCTAAAAATTCACAAAAGGACACACACCG GCGAGAAGCCTTTTAAGTGTGAATTTGAAGGATGCGACAGGCGATTTGCAAACAGCAGTGACCGCAAGAAACACATGCACGTCCACACGTCGGACAAGCCCTATCTCTGCAAAATGTGCGACAAGTCATACACACACCCCAGCTCCCTCCGAAAACACATGAAG GTCCACGAATCCACCAATCCAGGATCGCAGCCATCTCCAGCGGCCAGTTCAGGGTACGAGTCGTCTACACCTCCCACCATAGTATCACCGTCCACAGAGAaccagagcagcagctccatATCACCAGCAGCCTCAGCAGTACACCACACAGCCAGCCACAGCACGCTGTCGTCAAATTTCAATGAATGGTACgtgtaa
- the zic4 gene encoding zinc finger protein ZIC 4 isoform X2: protein MSVDALGSPVMDPTFSKRNTALRLVDLAGAHHHHHHHHHTPQSVTGFPGFSSHPHSMAHSHPGEITAEPRLGPSPFGPEHMGHSAALKISPAHHYPHHHHHHHNHHMAGHSEVVSSQTGAFGPVQATSVPYSMSHTAQALSAGSYPGHYGHHPDAGNHTLFSGLHHDQPSSGSPGGQALNGQIRLGLPGEMYVRSDHLSQVASSRADPFSASPLHGYGGLNLNMNLSAHHHHGAGAFFRYMRQPIKQELICKWLEPEHSPKKLCSKTYSTMHELVTHVTVEHVGGPEQANHICFWEECPREGKPFKAKYKLVNHIRVHTGEKPFPCPFPGCGKVFARSENLKIHKRTHTGEKPFKCEFDGCDRRFANSSDRKKHSHVHTSDKPYNCKVRGCDKSYTHPSSLRKHMKVHCKSPPPSSGYESSTPSLVSPSSDLGREPGGSSVLSEPVGASQPANLSEWYVCHSSGASGAQTPPSEPSTPDPTDEPPYRNPEPRDAF from the exons ATGAGCGTGGATGCATTGGGAAGCCCCGTGATGGACCCTACGTTTTCCAAACGGAACACGGCGCTGAGATTAGTTGACTTGGCAGGGgctcaccaccatcaccatcatcaccaccatacCCCTCAGAGCGTGACAGGCTTCCCGGGGTTCAGCAGCCATCCACACTCAATGGCTCACTCGCACCCTGGGGAGATTACTGCGGAACCCCGCCTGGGGCCGAGTCCATTCGGGCCAGAACACATGGGGCACTCCGCGGCCCTCAAAATCAGCCCAGCCCATCATTAtccccaccaccatcaccaccaccacaatcATCACATGGCAGGCCACAGTGAAGTGGTCTCCAGTCAAACGGGAGCTTTTGGCCCGGTTCAGGCGACATCGGTCCCCTATTCCATGTCTCACACGGCCCAGGCTTTATCCGCAG GTAGCTATCCCGGACACTATGGTCATCACCCTGACGCTGGGAACCATACCCTCTTCTCCGGACTCCATCACGACCAGCCTTCAAGCGGATCACCGGGTGGCCAAGCGTTGAATGGACAAATAAGGTTAGGACTACCTGGAGAAATGTATGTTAGGTCTGATCACTTGAGTCAAGTGGCAAGCTCCAGGGCTGATCCGTTCTCCGCCTCGCCTTTGCATGGCTACGGTGGTCTGAATCTGAACATGAATCTTAGCGCTCACCACCACCACGGAGCCGGGGCTTTTTTCCGCTACATGAGGCAGCCGATAAAGCAAGAGCTGATTTGCAAGTGGCTGGAGCCGGAGCACTCGCCGAAGAAACTTTGCTCCAAAACTTACAGCACCATGCACGAACTCGTAACGCATGTGACGGTGGAGCACGTTGGAGGACCAGAGCAGGCGAACCATATATGTTTTTGGGAAGAGTGTCCGAGGGAAGGCAAACCATTTAAAGCCAAGTACAAACTTGTAAATCACATTCGAGTTCACACCGGGGAGAAACCGTTTCCATGCCCGTTCCCTGGCTGTGGGAAAGTGTTTGCAAGATCCGAGAACCTTAAGATTCACAAAAGGACGCACACAG GTGAGAAGCCCTTCAAATGTGAGTTTGACGGCTGCGACAGACGCTTCGCCAACAGCAGTGACCGGAAAAAGCACTCCCACGTCCACACCAGCGATAAGCCCTACAACTGCAAAGTGAGAGGCTGCGATAAGTCCTACACACACCCCAGCTCCCTGAGGAAACACATGAAGGTGCACTGTAAGTCCCCCCCGCCCAGTTCAGGCTACGAGTCGTCCACCCCGTCCCTGGTCTCCCCCTCCTCAGACTTGGGCCGGGAGCCAGGGGGCTCCTCGGTGCTGTCGGAGCCGGTGGGAGCCTCCCAGCCCGCGAATTTAAGTGAATGGTACGTGTGCCACAGTTCAGGTGCCAGCGGCGCCCAGACACCACCCAGCGAGCCCTCCACACCCGACCCCACAGACGAGCCACCTTACAGAAACCCAGAGCCGAGGGACGCGTTTTAA